A genomic window from Elaeis guineensis isolate ETL-2024a chromosome 3, EG11, whole genome shotgun sequence includes:
- the LOC105041567 gene encoding momilactone A synthase-like, whose translation MFNNASIAGLLCMQMRKSEKADFERVVGINLVGSYLGMKHAACVMISVHRGSIVMTASMASTVPGMASTAYTCSKHAMVGLIRSAALERGQFGVRVNCVSLYRVATDRK comes from the coding sequence ATGTTCAACAACGCCAGCATCGCCGGCTTGCTGTGCATGCAGATGCGCAAATCCGAGAAGGCCGACTTCGAAAGGGTGGTGGGGATTAATTTGGTAGGGAGTTACCTTGGGATGAAGCACGCCGCATGTGTGATGATCTCGGTGCACCGGGGAAGCATCGTGATGACAGCGAGCATGGCATCGACGGTGCCGGGGATGGCGTCAACAGCGTACACGTGCTCGAAGCATGCGATGGTGGGGCTTATAAGAAGCGCGGCATTGGAGCGTGGCCAGTTCGGGGTGCGGGTGAACTGCGTGTCACTGTATAGGGTGGCAACTGATAGAAAAtag